From the genome of Alphaproteobacteria bacterium, one region includes:
- the dnaA gene encoding chromosomal replication initiator protein DnaA yields the protein MSEQWGQNDGTLTEQWTRVRAKLRTDVGEAAFNSWLKPLTLGDFNGGRIRVAVPTRFMRDWIDQNYGTRLAELWTDENDAVQSVEIIVEPAQAIVQAGAPPRQPLAQRIESEAAPRDSEASADAGSGAAENGFGDIRGFLDDRFKFGNFVVGRSNELAHAAARRVGEAKTVPFNPLFLYGGVGLGKTHLMHAIAWHLTEREPQRRVLYMSAEKFMYQFIRALRYRTIMDFKEQFRSVDVLMIDDIQFIAGKDSTQEEFFHTFNALVDQNRQIIVSADKSPSDLEGMEERLKSRLGCGLVADIHPTDYELRLGILQAKAEHIGAEIPDKVLEFLAHKITSNVRELEGALNRIVAHTTLVGRPVTLETTQDVLHDLLRANDRRVTIEEIQKRVAEHFNIRLADMHSARRARAVARPRQVAMYLAKQLTSRSLPEIGRKFGGRDHTTVMHAVRKVEELRSADVGFNEDVELLRRMLEI from the coding sequence GCGAAGCTGCGCACCGATGTCGGGGAAGCAGCGTTCAACAGCTGGCTGAAGCCACTGACGCTCGGGGATTTCAATGGCGGCCGCATCCGGGTGGCCGTGCCGACGCGCTTCATGCGCGATTGGATTGACCAGAATTACGGCACGCGCCTGGCCGAGTTGTGGACGGACGAGAACGATGCGGTCCAGTCGGTCGAGATCATCGTCGAGCCGGCGCAGGCCATCGTTCAGGCCGGCGCACCGCCGCGCCAGCCGCTGGCTCAGCGCATCGAATCCGAGGCTGCGCCCCGGGATTCCGAGGCGTCCGCCGACGCCGGGTCCGGCGCCGCGGAAAACGGCTTCGGCGACATTCGCGGGTTTCTCGACGACCGGTTCAAGTTCGGCAATTTCGTGGTCGGCCGCTCCAACGAGCTGGCCCACGCGGCCGCGCGCCGGGTCGGCGAGGCAAAGACGGTCCCGTTCAACCCGCTCTTCCTGTATGGCGGTGTTGGCCTGGGCAAGACCCATCTCATGCATGCGATCGCCTGGCACCTGACCGAACGCGAGCCGCAGCGCCGGGTCCTGTATATGTCCGCCGAAAAGTTCATGTATCAGTTCATCCGGGCGCTGCGCTACCGCACGATCATGGATTTCAAGGAGCAGTTTCGCTCTGTCGATGTGCTGATGATCGATGATATCCAGTTTATCGCCGGCAAGGACTCAACCCAGGAAGAGTTCTTCCATACCTTCAATGCGCTGGTGGATCAGAACCGGCAGATTATCGTCTCGGCCGACAAGTCGCCGTCAGATCTCGAAGGCATGGAAGAGCGGCTCAAATCCCGCCTTGGCTGCGGCCTTGTCGCCGATATCCATCCGACGGATTACGAGCTGCGGCTGGGCATATTGCAGGCCAAGGCCGAGCATATCGGCGCCGAAATTCCCGACAAGGTACTCGAATTCCTCGCGCACAAGATCACCTCGAACGTGCGGGAGCTCGAAGGTGCGCTGAACCGCATCGTCGCCCACACCACGCTCGTCGGCCGGCCGGTGACCCTCGAGACCACCCAGGATGTCCTGCACGACCTGCTGCGGGCCAACGACCGGCGCGTGACGATCGAGGAAATCCAGAAGCGGGTGGCCGAACATTTCAACATCCGCCTCGCGGACATGCACTCGGCCCGACGCGCGCGCGCCGTTGCGCGGCCACGGCAGGTGGCGATGTATCTGGCCAAGCAACTGACGTCGCGTTCGCTGCCGGAGATTGGCCGGAAGTTCGGCGGGCGTGATCACACGACGGTCATGCACGCGGTTCGCAAGGTCGAGGAGTTACGCTCGGCCGACGTCGGATTCAACGAAGATGTCGAACTGCTGCGCCGGATGCTGGAAATCTGA